Within the Halobaculum limi genome, the region CCGGAATTCGCGGGAGTGCGACCGAGCGTGTCACGCCGGGCCTCGTCCTCGAGGTCGCCGCCGCGCTGGGCGCACAGGCCCGCGAGGAGGACGACCGCGAGTTCGTCGTCGGCCGCGACGGGCGCGTCACGGGCCCGGCGCTCGCGGCCGCCGCCGAGGCCGGACTCGAATCTGCCGGCGCGGACGTGCGTCGGATCGGACAGGTGCCGACGCCCGCGCTCGCGTTCGCCTCGCAGGGTCGACGTGGCGTGATGTTGACCGCCTCGCACAATCCCCCGACCGACAACGGCGTCAAGGCGTTCGTCGACGGCGTCGAGTACGGCGAGGCCGCCGAGACCGCTGTCGAGGACCTGGTCTCGGCGGGCACCTCACCAGCCGCGTGGGACGAGTGGGGCGACGGCGTCGACGAAGACGTCCTCGACGCGTACCGCCGCGCGGTCGTCTCGTACGCTCGTGAGTTCGGCGCTGACGCGGGCGACGTTCGGATCGCCGTCGACTGCGGCAACGGGATGGCGTCGGTCGCGACCCCGCAGGTGCTTCGAGACCTCGGCGTCGACGTGGTGACGCTGAACGCGACCGTCGACGGCCACTTCCCCGGCCGCGAGTCGAAGCCGACCGCCGAGTCACTGACCGACCTCCGCGAGTTCGTCCGTGACGGTGGTGCGGACGTGGGCATCGGTCACGACGGCGACGCCGACCGCATCGTCGTCGTCGACGGCGACGGCGAGGTGGTCCACGAGGACACCATCCTCGCGGTCCTCGCGGAGCGATACGTCGCCACCAGCGACGTGGACGATCCGGTGGTGGTGACGACGCCGAACGCCTCCGGGCGCATCGACGAACGCGTCGAGGCCGCCGGTGGTCGCGTCGAACGCGTGGCGCTCGGCTACCTCCACGACGGCATCGCGGCCGCCCGCGCCGACGGCGGTGACGTGGTGTTCGCCGCCGAACCGTGGAAACACATCCACACTCGCTTCGGCGACTGGATCGACGCGGTCACGAGCGCCGCCGTGCTCAGCCGTCTCGTCGCCGCCGAGGGCCTCGACAGCCTCCGTGCGCCGGTGACCGAACGGCCGTACCGCAAGGAGAGCGTTCGCTGCCCCGACGACGACAAGGTGGCCGTGATGGAGCGACTGGCCGAGACGTTGCCAGCGGCGTTCCCCGCCGCCGCGGTCGACTCCGAGTACGGCGTCCGCCTCACGTTCGACGACGCCTCGTGGACGCTCGTGCGTCCCTCGGGGACGGAACCGTACGTCCGGGTGTACGCCGAACACGACGAGGTCGACCGCTTCGTCGAGGAAGTCGTCGGCGTCGTCGAGTCTGCCGTCGAAACTGTCAACTGAGCACCGATCAAGTAACGGCGGGATTACGACGATTTTAAACGTTTCAGCGTCACGGTGTGGGTATGGACGACACTGAACGGTTCGATAGGCGGACGCTTGTCAAAGGACTCGGTGCGGCTGGCCTCGCTGGACTCGCTGGGTGTGCCGGCGGCCCCGAATCCGGCGGCGAGAGCGGCGACGGTGGCTCCGACGGGTCGGGCGACGACTCCGACAGCGGCTCCGGCGACAGCGAGGAGACGGAAGCGCAGACCGAGACTGCGACGGACGAGCCGACGAACGTCGGGATGGTGTACGCCACCGGTGGCCTCGGCGACGGGTCGTTCAACGACCAGGCCCAGACGGGCATCCAGCAGGCGGCCGAGGACTTCAACTTGGAGTTCGACGAGTCCGAGCCGGACTCGGTCTCGCAGTTCTCGACGTTCCAGCAGCAGTACGCGCAGTCGACGGACCCCGACTACGATCTGGTCTCCTGTATCGGCTTCCTGCAGGCGGACGCGCTCTCGCAGACCGCACCCGACTACCCCGAGCAGGACTTCATGATTGTCGACAGCGTCGTCGACGCCGACAACGTCCGCTCGTACACGTTCAAAGAGCACGAGGGTTCGTACCTCGTCGGTCAACTCGCTGGCCTGCTCACGAGTCAGTCGTTCTCGGCGGGCGAGTCGTCGACGCAGGGCGACTCCACGAACGTCGGCTTCGTCGGCGGCGTTGAGGGCGCACTCATCCGGAAGTTCGAGGCCGGATTCGTCGCTGGTGTGAAGGCGGCGAACTCCGACGTCGACGTGCAGACCACCTACACCGGTTCGTTCTCCGACCCCTCCGCGGGGCAGGAGGCCGCGCTGTCGATGTTCAGTTCCGGTGCGGACATCGTCTACCACGCGGCGGGGAACACGGGGACTGGCGTCTTCCAGGCCGCACGCGACGAGGGCAAGTTCGCCATCGGCGTCGACCGCGACCAGTCCGTGACGACCGACTACGCCGACGTCATCCTCGCGTCGATGGTCAAGCGCGTCGACACCGCTGTCTACAACGCGGCTGAGGCGACCGTCAACGGGAGCTTCGAGGGCGGTACTGCCACGAGCCTCGGTCTCGCCGAGGAGGGTGTCGCCAACGTCTACGGGAGCGAACTGGGCGACCAGATTCCCGACGACGTGAAGTCCGAGGTCGACGCCTCCGCCGAGGCCATCATCAACGGCGAAATCTCCGTCCCGCAGGATCCGAGCAACGTCTGAACGGCCCGCGTCGACAGCCACGCAGATTCGACACTCTTTCCGGTCGCGTCGTTCCCTGCACAGCGTCTGCTGTCGGGTGTGACTGTCCGGTTTTCTGAACAGTCGAACCCCGAAACGGGTCGTTTATCCCGGCCCCGGCAAAAGCCGGGAGCATGACGGAGGCCGTCCGCCTCGACGGGATCACGAAACGCTTCCCCGGCGTCGTCGCCAACGACGACGTCACGCTCTCGGTGGAGCGAGGGACGGTCCACGCCCTGCTCGGCGAGAACGGTGCGGGCAAGACGACACTGATGAACGTCCTCTACGGGCTGTACGAACCCACAGAGGGCGACGTGTACGTCGACGGGGACGGACTGAGCTACGACGACGGCGCGATCGCTGACGCGCCTCGTCGCTTCGCCTCGCCACGGGACGCAATCGACGCCGGCGTCGGGATGATCCACCAGCACTTCATGCTGGTCGACCCGATGACCGTCGCCGAGAACATCACGCTGGGTAACGAACCGCGCAAGTGGGGCGGTCTCGCGGTCGACCGCGACGCCGCACGCGAGGCGGTGATCGACCTCTCGGACCGCTACGGCTTCGACGTGGAACCCGACGCCGCAATCGAGGAGGTTGGCGTCGGCGTCCAACAGCGCGTCGAGATTCTGAAGGCGCTGTACCGCGGCGCGGAGATCCTCATCCTCGACGAACCGACGGCCGTGTTGACGCCCCAGGAGGTAGACGACCTCTTCGAAGTGCTGGAGGAACTGACCGACGCGGGCAAGACGGTTATCTTCATCACGCACAAACTCGGCGAAGCGCTGGAGGCGGCCGACGAAGTGACCGTCCTCCGCGACGGGAAGAACGTCGGCAGCGTCGAGACTGCGGGGACGACCCGCGAGGAACTGGCGGAACTGATGGTCGGCCGCGAGGTGGTGCTGGAGACGGACGCGCCGCCGGCGACGCCGGGCGAGCAGACCCTGACGGTCGACGGCGTCACCGCGACGGACGAACGCGGCGTCACCGCCGTCGACGACGTCTCCTTCGCCGTTCGCGAGGGCGAGGTGTTCGGCATCGCGGGCGTCGACGGCAACGGCCAGTCAGAGCTGATCGAGGTGATAACCGGCCTGCGCCGTCCCGTCGACGGGCGCGTCGAGTTGGAAGGCGCAGACGTGACCGGCGCGTCACGCCGCGATCGAACCCGCGCGGGGATGGCGTACGTTCCCGAAGACCGACAGGAGCGGGGTCTCGTGATGGACTTCGACCTCACCGAGAACGGCGTCCTCGGCTCCCAACACGACGCGCCATTCGCACAGTCGGGGCGACTCGACTGGGGATTCGCGGACGACCACGCCACGGACATCATCGAGGAGTACGACGTTCGGCCGCCAGACGCCAGCGCGGAGGCGAAGTCGCTGTCGGGCGGCAACCAGCAGAAGTTCATCGTCGGCCGCGAGTTCGCGCGTGACCCGGCGTGTCTCGTCGCCTCGCACCCGACCCGCGGCGTCGACATCGGGTCGACGGAGTTCATCCACGACCGCCTCATCGATCTGCGCGACCAGGGACGAGCCGTGTTGCTCGTCTCCTCGAAACTCGAGGAGGTTCGCGGTCTCTCCGACCGCCTCGCGGTGATGTACCGCGGGCGCATCGTCGACGTGGTCGACCCCGACGAGGTGACCGAGGAACAACTCGGCCTCCTGATGGCCGGCGAGGAACCCGAGGAGGTGCCGACGGCCGAGCGTGTCGCCGGCGGCGACACGGGCGACGCGACGGCCGACGCCGGGACGCCAGCGACCGCCGCCGACCCCGACTCGGAGGTGGCCGATGACTGACGACGGCGAGGCGGGAACGGACGCAGACGGCGGCGGGTCGTCACCACGCGAGCGTGCGTTCGACGCGCTGGATCGACTCGTGGAGGCGAGTGCGACCGAACGCCTCCTCATCTCGGGGTCGGCGCTGCTGCTGTCAATCGCCATCGGGTTCGTCCTCATCCTCGTCGCCGGACGGATGACCTCGTGTGAGTCGGCGGCGTACTCCCTGCTCGGAGTTGGCTTCTGTTACGACCCGTTCACCGTGTACGACAGCCTCTTCCTCGGCGCGTTCGGCGACTTCCTCACGAATCCGCTGAACGGCCAGTTCGCCACCACCATCTCCGAGACGACCGTTCTCGTGTTCACGGGCGTCGCCGTCGCGGTGGCGTTCAAGGCGGGCGTGTTCAACATCGGCGGGCAGGGCCAACTCGTGTTCGGGGCGCTCGGGAGCGCGGTCGTCGTGTACGCCGTCTCCGGGGCGTTCTCGGGCGTGGTCGGCACGCTCGTCCTCGTTCCGCTCGCACTCGTCATCGGTGCGCTCGTCGGCGGCCTGTACGGTGCGATTCCGGGGGCGCTGAAGGCGTATGCAGACGCGAACGAGGTGATCACGACGATCATGCTCAACTTCGTCGCCACCTCGTTCGCGCTGTATCTCGCCTCCGGCCCGTTCAAAGACCCCGACAGTTTCGCCAACCAGACTCGCCAACTCCCGGAGTTCGCGCTGTTCCCCCAACCGCTGTTCCCCGGGCGGACGGACGCGTCGATGCTCGCGCTGGCGCTGGCTATCGTCGTCGCCGTCGCCATCGCGTACCTCCTGCAGAAGACCTCCTTCGGCTACGACGTGCGCACGAGCGGGATTCAGCCGGAGGCCGCCGAGTACGGCGGCGTCGACGCCGCGCGCACCGTCGTCTCCTCGATGGCGCTGTCGGGCGCACTCGCGGGCATCGGCGGCGCGGTGTACGTCCTCACCATCGCGGGCAACTTCCAGACGGGCGTGCCCGACTACGGCTTCGACGGCATCACCGTCTCCATCCTCGCGGGCAACAATCCCGTCGGGGCCATCGCCGCCGCCCTCCTGTTCGGCGTGCTGAAGTCGGGCAGCATCATCGTCGACGTGAGTACGGACGTGCCGCCGCAGTTGGTGGGCGTCCTCCGCGGACTTATCGTCCTGTTCGTCGCGATGCCGGAGTTCTTCCGGATGATCGGCGCACGCATCGACGTGCGCGAGCGATTCGGCGGCCGTGACGCCGTCGCGACCGACGGAGGTGACGACCAATGAGCGACGACTCCTCCTCGCCGACCCGGACCGGCGTGACGGTCCTCGACGAGGTGACCGAACGCGTCACCAACCTGGGGCCGCGGGCGTCGCTCGCATTGGCGACCGTCGCTGGACTGATCCTCCTGCTGGGCGTGCTCGCACTGCTGGGTGCGGGCGACACCGTGTTCGCGGTGCTGGGGCTGATGGCGTCGAAGTCGACGCTCGCATCCGCGCTGCGCCTCTCGGTGCCAATCGCGTTCGCTGCCCTCGGCGGCATCTTCGCCGAGAAGTCCGGCGTCATCAACATCGGCCTCGAGGGCCTGCTCATCATCTCGGCGTTCGGCGGCGTGTACGCCACGAGCGTCACCGGATCGGTCTGGCTGGGTCTGCTCGGCGGCGTCGTCGCGTCGACGCTGTTGGCGCTGCTGTTCGCCGTCGTCTGTATCGAGTTCCGCGCCGACCAGATCATCGCGGGGCTGGCCATCTGGCTCATCGCCCTCGGCCTCGCGCCGTTCGCCTCACAGATCGTCTTCGGGTCGAAGAACTCCGAGACGGTCGGCACGTTCCCGAGTATGCAGGCCATCCTCTCGGACAGCGGGATTCCCGTCGTCTCGACGGTGCTGGTCGACCTGCTGGCGTCGCTGGCAGAACTCCCGTTCTTCGGGGCGCTGTTCGAGGCGTCGCCGGTCGTCTACCTGATGTTCCTCGCGGTTGCCGCCTCGTGGTGGACGCTCAACCGTACCTCGTTCGGGCGGTGGGTCCGGGCATCGGGTGAGAACCCTCGTGCGCTCGACACCGCTGGCGTCAACGTCTCGCGGGTGCGCTACGCGGCAGTCTTGCTGTCGGGCGTCCTCGCGGGCGTCGGCGGCGCGGCGCTGTCGCTGTCGCTCGGGCAGTTCGTCGGCAACGGCCCGACGATGGTGAACGGAAAGGGGTTCATCGCCATCGTCACCTACCTGCTCGGCAACTACAACCCCATCGGGGCGATGCTGTCGACGCTGCTGTTCGCGGGGCTGGATGCCCTGCAACTGTCGTTGCAGGGGCAGGACGTTCTCGCCATCCCGCGACCGCTCGTGCGGACGATTCCGTACGTCTCGGTGATCATCGTGCTGGCGCTGTTCGGCCGGACGCGACTGCCCGAGGCGGCGGGGGAGCACTACGAGTCGGGTGAGGAGTAGCGCGGCCGAGCGAACGGCGTGAACGAGGCCGCGGAAGGTCGGCGGCGCGGTCCGTGTGCCGCGCCGCCCAGAAGCACAGCGAGACGCGAGGGAGCGAAGCGACCGAGCGTCTCGGCACACGGCGGAGCGGTCCTGAGCCGCTCCGCCCAGAAGGATAACGCCGCCGGACTACCGGGGCCTCACTCACTTCGTTCGGCCCCGCACGGCTCGCGGTTCACTTCGTTCACCGCTCGTATCGGGGTCCTCCTGCGGTCGACCCCGAATAGAACGACTGGCTTTTTCACGCCCGGCGAGTGAGTGCGGGTAATGACCACACACGAACCCGATATCGTCGTCGTCGGGGCGGGGACGGCGGGCTGTTACGCGGCCGCGACCGCCGCAGATGCGGGCTACGACGTCGTCATCGTCGAGCGGAAAGACGAGGAGGAGGCGGGCCACATCGCCTGCGGTGACGCGCTGAAGGGCGCGGACAAGTTCCCCGACTCGATCCCGAAATCGGAGATTCAGCCGGCGTTCACCAACACCGGCGTCGACCACGGCCGCTTCGAGATTCCCAGCCACGACACGGTGCTGGAGATTCCGATCCCCGGCGAACTGGCCGTCATCGACCGCCTGAAGTACGGCAAACTGCTCATCCAGGGCGCGAAAGACCGCGGCGTCGACTTCCACTACGACACCGTCGTCCAGGACGTGACGCAGGCCGACGACGGCCGCGTGACCGGCGTCCGCGGCAAGCGGAAAGGAGACGTCGTCGAGTACGAGGCGGAGATGACTATCGACGCTGCGGGGGCGCTGTCCATCCTCCAGGACAAAGCCGACCTTCGCGACGCCACCTTCGACACGAACGTCTCGTTCTCGCAGTTCTGCTCGGCGTACCGCGAGGTCGTCGAGGTGCCCGAACCCGTCGACTACGACGACGCACTCGTGTTCAAGCCGACGAAACGGGCGGCGGGATACCTCTGGTACTTCCCACGCTCGTCGACGGAGATCAACGCCGGCCTCGGCTTCCAGATGAACGAAGAGCCGATGAAACTCGTCGACGACCTGAAGCAGGACATGCGCTCGCGTCCCGAGTTCGAGGGTGCCGAGGTGACGGACAAACTCGGCGCGGCCCTCCCGACTCGCCGCCCGTACGACTCGGCGGTCGCACCCGGATTCATCGCCGCCGGCGACGCCGCGGGTCACGTCAACCCCACCACCGGCGGCGGCATCGCGGGCGCGGCCTACGCCGGGAAGTACGCCGCAGAGCAGGCGATGGAGGCCATCGACGCGGGCACGGTCGACGAGGCGACGCTGTGGCAGTACAACCGACGCGTGATGGACCACTTCGGTGCTCGGTTCGCCGCCCTCGACGTGTACAACATCCTCTCGACAGCCGTCGACGTCGACGAACTGATGGGACTGATGGCGTCGCTGCCGGGCGAGAGCCTCGCGGAGGCGCTGTACGAGGGGAGCGCGTCGGTGAAGCCCCGCCTCGTCGCGGAGGTTGTCAAAGACTCCTACGGCCACTGGGGTGACATCTGGCACTTCTACAAGACGAAGCGCGCCGCCGACGAGTTGATGGCGCACTACCGGCGCTACCCGTCGCGACCGGGCGGATTCGAGGGGTGGCGTGAGGAACGCGACCGGATTATGGAGCGCGTGTACGACGTGACCGGCGCCGAGGCGAAGTACTGAGCGGCGCCGTTCTTCCACGACATCCGATTTCGAGGCGTTCGCTCGGTGGTCCGTGAACGAACAGCGACGACGAAAACCGACTGCGACGGCGATCCGATCGCCGGAATTCTCGAGACAGTTCGACGGACGCCGATCTCAGATGGCCGGGTCGGCGGTCATCTCGTTGGCCATCTCGTCACCGTCCTCACGCGACTCGAAGTAGACGTGAGCGATGGCTGCCGCGATGATCGGCCCGAACACGGCGTTCAGGACGATAGCCGAGAGGCCGGTCGTCGCGATGTCGATGCTGATTACGGCGAGCAGACCCGCTGCGATGGCCTGCAGGACGAACAGGACCAAGAACACGCCACCGAGGCGGAGGACGTTCCCGCGACCCATCTCCCACCCGGTTCGCAGCGAGTCGGCAGCGCCCTGGTCACCGAGCGTCGCGACCGCGAGGGCGGGCGAGAGCCGGACGGCGATGTACAGCCCGGGGATCACCAGCAGGATCAACCCGGCGAACACCGCGAGGCCGTACGCGATGCTCACGAGGAGCATCGTGACGTACCGCTGGCGGACGTCTGCGGCGACGGCGTTCAGGCCCCGCGCCTGCAGGCGCACGCCGTCGGCGACGACGACGTACGCCATCCCGAGGACGAACACCGTCGCGAGGAACGAGAGCAACCCCCCGGCGAAGGGGATGTAGCTGACGAGTCCTGCGAGCAGGAACAACGCGACGAGCATCGGGTTCTCGCGGACGCGGACGGCGGCCCAGCCGACGAGTTGTCGGATGCCGATTCGGTCCATCCGTTCGATAGCGTCTGTGGTGACTGTGGTAGACATGAGAGATCACGATATCCCGGCGACGGAATACCACCGTACGGATGGTGCGCTGAGGTATTAAAGACGGCTGGCGAACCCTGTGCTCTCGCGGCTCAGGGCGTCCTGTCGGCGATCTCCAGCACCGCGGCGGTGAGGAAGCCGACGCCGATGTCGAGCGATTCCTCCTCGACGTCGAAGGTGCTGGTGTGGTGGCCGCCGGGGTGGCTGGTGCCGACGCCGACGTAGGCGGCGTAGCCGCCGTTGTCCTGCACCGCCTGCATCATGTACGTCGCGTCCTCGCTGCCGCCGATCTCGTCGCGTTCGACGACGTTCGTCACACCCTCCACGTCGCCCGCAATCTCGGCGATGGGCCCGACGAGTTCCTCGTCGCTCGTCGCAGAGGGCGCTCGGCCGAGCGTCTCGATGTCGACGTCGACCTCGTGCATCTCGGCGGCCGACTGGATGACACGCTGTGCCTTCTCGTCCATGTACTCCATCAGTTCCGTCGTGCCGCCGCGCACCTCGCCCTCGATGAACGTCTCCTCGGGAATGATGTTCGTCGCGGTCCCACCGCCGACGATGCCGGCGTTGACCCGGGTCGGCCCGTCGGCGTGACGGGGGATGCCGTAGAGGTTCTGGATGGCCGCCGCGGCCGCCTGCACCGTGTTCTTCCCCTGTTCGGGGTGGCCGCCGGCGTGGGACGGTTCGCCGTCGAACTCGGCGAGGAAGTGCGAGACGGCGAGGAAGCCGTCGATGCCGGCGATCACCTCGCCGGTCGGGTGGTCGAGGCCGACGTGCGCGGCGAGGAAGTACTCCACGTCCGCGATGAGGTCGGACTCGGCCATCGGTTCGCCGCCGACGATCTGTTCTTCGCCGGGTTGGAAGAACACCTTCAGCGTCCCCTCGAAGTCGGAGGCGAGTATCTCGTCGATCAGACCGAGGCCGAAGGTGGCGTGGGCGTCGTGGCCGCAGGCGTGCATGTACCCCTCGTTCTCGGAGCGGAAGCCCTCGCCCGCGGGTGCGTGGTCGCCCTCGTCGGCTTCGAGGATCGGGAGTGCGTCGATGTCGACGCGGACGCCGATAGTTGGGCCGTCACCGCGTTCGAGGACGGCGACTGCGCCGGTGTAGCCGCCCTCGATCCGGTCGAGAACGTCCTCGCGTGCGCCCGCCTCGCGTGCCCGCTCGAACCACTCTGCGAGTTCGTCGTCGTCGGGCACGTTCATCCGCTCGGACCCAAGGATCTCTGGGCCGTAGTGGACGGCGCTCAGATCGCGCTTCTCGAGTTCGTCGACGATCCGTGCGGTGGTGTAGAACTCACACCACGCCGGTTCGGGGTGGCGGTGGAGGTCGCGACGGAACGCCGACAGGTCGTCGTGAGCGACGGTCTGGCTCATACTCGGGAGTGTGCGTGGGTCGGGATAAACCCGGGCCTCCCGGCACGCGACGGGCGGACACGCCCCAGCGGGCTTACTCCTCGCCGTCGTCCTCGTACCGTACGGTCAACACGGGCTGGTTCGCGCTTCGGACCACACGCTCGGTGACGGATCCGAGGAGGTAGCGATCGAGGCCGCGGCGTCCGTGTGTCCCCATCACGATCAGATCGACGTCGTTCTCGTCGGCGTACTCGATGATGCTGCTGAACGCTCTGCCGGAGACGACCGACTCGACCACCGGCAACTCGCGGTCGTCGGCGGCTTCCCTGATCGCTGCGACGGCGCCTTCGCCCTCGCGCTCCAACGCGGCGGCGACGATGTCGGTGCCGGCCTCGACGGCGCTGTAGGCGGTCGCGTCGACGACGTACAGCGCGTGGATCGTCGCGTCGAACTGGTCGGCCAGCGCCACGGCGTGGTCGACCGCGGCGGCGGCGGCGGGGCTTCCGTCCGTCGGGACGAGGATGCGTTCGTACATACTCCGTGACAGTACGCTCGCCACCGATAAAAACGGGCGTCCCGCCAGCGGCAGTCGTGGTCGAGTTCGGTCTCGTGGCTCGCGTTCGCGTCTCAGGCCGCGTCGTTGGCGCGGACGGCGTCCTCACAGACGCGGAGGGCGTCGTATCGCTCCTCTTCGCTGTCGATGTGGACGGTCTCGACGACCTCCCACGCCCCACCGAGGAAGTCCAGCCCCTTCACCCACGAGTCGGTCGCGAGCAGCAGTCCCTCCGCGCCGTCTGCGGCGGCGTTTCGGTCGGCAGTCTCGGAGTCGGTGTCGCTGTCGACGGCGACCGCCAGTTCGACCGAGTCGGCGCGGTTCAGCGCGGCAACCTCGCCGTCGGTGAGCGGACGGCCCGGCAGCGATGCGACGAGTGACATACCCGTCTTGCGGACCCGCCGCGAAAGAGGGTGTCGTATCGCGCCGATGGGCCGAGTTCGGTACCGAACCCGAAGACATACTACTTCGGCGGGGACACGCCCGAGTATGTCCGACGGCGACGGTGACGGCGGCGTGCGCGCGGTGCGGGTCGACCGTACCGTCCTCGCGGTGGCCGCCGTCGTCGCACTCGCACTCCTCGCTCGATTCGTCCTCCTCGGCGCGCGCCCGTTCCACTGGGACGAGGGGCGCGTCGGCTACTGGACGCTCCGGTATCTCGACACCGGCGTCTACGAGTACCGCCCCGTCGCGGGCGGCCCGCTGGTGTACCTCCTGAATCGCTGGGTGTTCGCCCTCGTCGGCGCGTCCGACGCTACCGCACGCGCCGTCGTCGCTCTCGCGGGTGGTCTCCTCCCGGCGGCCGCACTCCTGTTCCGCGGGACGCTCCGTGACGACGAGACGGTGGCGCTGGCGGCGTTGCTCGCGGGGTCGCCGCTACTGGTGTACTACTCGCGGTTCCTCCGCGGCGACGTGCTGGCGGCGGCGTTCGGCCTCGTCGTTATCGGGTCGGTTGTGTACGCCCGCGACACCGGCGCCCGCTGGCCGCTGTACCTCGCGGCCGGCGCGTTCGCGCTGGCACTCGGGTCCTCCGGGTTCGCCGTGATCTACCTCCCACTCTGGCTGGTCGCAGGAGCACTCGTCGTCGACGAGGCACGCGTACAGGGCGTCCCCGCGGCCGCAACCGCCCGCCTCGCCCGCGCTACGGCGTGGGGCCGCGCGAACGCGACGCCGCTCGCACGGGCGCTGTTCGTCTTCCTCGGCGTCGCCCTGTTCGTGTTCGCGCCCCGCGGCGGCAGCGTCGGCCCCGGCCTGTGGAGTCCGACGACGCTCCCCGCGGTCGTCGAGTTCGCGTTCGTCGAGGTGCCCGAACGGTTCGTCGGTCTGCGTGTGTTCGACCGTGTCTCCCCGCCGGTGCAGGGCAACGCCTTCCTCCCGGCCGTCTCCGGGTACGTTCGAACGTTGGTGATGACTGCGTGGCCGGCGGTCGTGTTCGGCCTCGTCGGATTCCTCCACGAGCGGTATCGCTCGGACGCTCGCGGCGTCGTCGCGTTCGGCGCGTACGCCGCCGTTTTCGGCCTGCTCGCGTTCCCCATCGCGTCGATGGGCGTCGAACCGTGGACGGCCGTCCACGTCGTGCCACTCCTCGCACTTCCCGGTGCCGTCGGCCTCGCGTGGGTCGCACGTGGCCTCCGGTCGCGGGCACGCGCGAGTGACCCGGCGTTGCTCGCGGCCGTCCTCCTCGTCTCCGGCGCCGCCGTCGCAGGGTACGGTGCGACGGCCGCCGGTGTGTACGCGACACCCGAGGCGGACGACGAGTTCGCCCAGTTCGCCCAGTCCTCCGAGAACATCGACCCGATGCTCGCGGCCGCCGAGGCCGCGATGGAGGGGAACGACGGCGTCGACGTGGCGTACGTCGGCGGGGAGTTGTACGTCGGCCAGGAGTACTCGCTCCCGCCCATCGCCAGCGCGGACACCGAGGCGTGGGGGGCACGGCTGCCGCTCCAGTGGTACTTC harbors:
- a CDS encoding amidohydrolase, coding for MSQTVAHDDLSAFRRDLHRHPEPAWCEFYTTARIVDELEKRDLSAVHYGPEILGSERMNVPDDDELAEWFERAREAGAREDVLDRIEGGYTGAVAVLERGDGPTIGVRVDIDALPILEADEGDHAPAGEGFRSENEGYMHACGHDAHATFGLGLIDEILASDFEGTLKVFFQPGEEQIVGGEPMAESDLIADVEYFLAAHVGLDHPTGEVIAGIDGFLAVSHFLAEFDGEPSHAGGHPEQGKNTVQAAAAAIQNLYGIPRHADGPTRVNAGIVGGGTATNIIPEETFIEGEVRGGTTELMEYMDEKAQRVIQSAAEMHEVDVDIETLGRAPSATSDEELVGPIAEIAGDVEGVTNVVERDEIGGSEDATYMMQAVQDNGGYAAYVGVGTSHPGGHHTSTFDVEEESLDIGVGFLTAAVLEIADRTP
- a CDS encoding flippase activity-associated protein Agl23; amino-acid sequence: MSDGDGDGGVRAVRVDRTVLAVAAVVALALLARFVLLGARPFHWDEGRVGYWTLRYLDTGVYEYRPVAGGPLVYLLNRWVFALVGASDATARAVVALAGGLLPAAALLFRGTLRDDETVALAALLAGSPLLVYYSRFLRGDVLAAAFGLVVIGSVVYARDTGARWPLYLAAGAFALALGSSGFAVIYLPLWLVAGALVVDEARVQGVPAAATARLARATAWGRANATPLARALFVFLGVALFVFAPRGGSVGPGLWSPTTLPAVVEFAFVEVPERFVGLRVFDRVSPPVQGNAFLPAVSGYVRTLVMTAWPAVVFGLVGFLHERYRSDARGVVAFGAYAAVFGLLAFPIASMGVEPWTAVHVVPLLALPGAVGLAWVARGLRSRARASDPALLAAVLLVSGAAVAGYGATAAGVYATPEADDEFAQFAQSSENIDPMLAAAEAAMEGNDGVDVAYVGGELYVGQEYSLPPIASADTEAWGARLPLQWYFERMDAEVTSVRSASRFGGDAPPVVVTTPDRRVSVNTNLDGYHQFDVNLGTWDRRVVVFVEQ
- a CDS encoding universal stress protein, with product MYERILVPTDGSPAAAAAVDHAVALADQFDATIHALYVVDATAYSAVEAGTDIVAAALEREGEGAVAAIREAADDRELPVVESVVSGRAFSSIIEYADENDVDLIVMGTHGRRGLDRYLLGSVTERVVRSANQPVLTVRYEDDGEE